A stretch of the Aegilops tauschii subsp. strangulata cultivar AL8/78 chromosome 4, Aet v6.0, whole genome shotgun sequence genome encodes the following:
- the LOC109748050 gene encoding protein STAR1-like, which translates to MGSASGNPPEKVRDVCMTPTSSRTALHAVHARTDDTSREHEHLLDVADGPKIRVRGLRRRSEASGEEVLRGVDLDVPRGAVMGVIGPSGGGKSTLLRALNRLWEPAPGAVALDGADICGIDVLALRRRVGMLFQLPAMFDGTVADNVRYGPQLRGKKLTDAEVEGLLSLADLDPAMSSRPASELSVGQAQRVALARTLANGPEVLLLDEPTSALDPISTQNIEEAIVRLKETRGLTTVIVSHSVKQIQRVADLVCLVVDGEVVEVLAASDLARAKHPVARRFLELS; encoded by the exons ATGGGCTCAGCTTCAGGTAATCCACCGGAGAAAGTTCGAGATGTATGCATGACTCCTACGTCCAGTCGCACGGCCTTGCATGCCGTGCACGCACGCACAGATGACACTAGCAGGGAGCATGAGCATCTGCTGGACGTCGCCGACGGGCCCAAGATACGGGTGcgcgggctgcggcggcggtCGGAGGCGAGCGGCGAGGAGGTCCTGCGCGGGGTGGACCTGGACGTGCCGCGCGGGGCGGTGATGGGCGTCATCGGCCCCAGCGGCGGCGGCAAGTCCACGCTGCTCCGCGCGCTCAACCGCCTCTGGGAGCCCGCCCCCGGCGCCGTCGCCCTCGACGGCGCCGACATCTGCGGCATCGACGTCCTCGCGCTCCGGCGCAGGGTCGGCATGCTCTTCCAGCTCCCCGCCATGTTCGACG GGACGGTGGCGGACAACGTGCGGTACGGGCCACAGCTGCGGGGCAAGAAGCTCACGGACGCGGAGGTGGAGGGCCTGCTGAGCCTGGCCGACCTCGACCCCGCCATGTCCTCCAGGCCGGCGTCGGAGCTGTCCGTCGGCCAGGCGCAGCGCGTCGCCCTGGCCCGCACCCTCGCCAACGGCCCGGAGGTGCTGCTGCTGGACGAGCCGACGAGCGCGCTGGACCCGATATCCACGCAGAACATCGAGGAGGCCATCGTGCGGCTCAAGGAGACGAGGGGGCTCACCACGGTGATCGTCTCGCACAGCGTGAAGCAGATCCAGCGGGTCGCCGACCTGGTCTGCCTGGTCGTCGACGGCGAGGTCGTGGAGGTGCTCGCGGCGTCCGACCTGGCTCGGGCCAAGCACCCCGTGGCCCGGCGCTTCCTGGAGCTCAGCTGA
- the LOC109748051 gene encoding GDSL esterase/lipase At4g10955-like — translation MDADADDRFHLSGPTHMMPGAGGVRSLATTTMMIDWDNEEHRRCIAACIVKGTYILEDDRNTCRLLVGEALAPAWWESFHFRIVKVLKDDCGRKGEHKFIFGAIYEHVPPAGAPRHPSAPQYVVALRGTMLRHPDPFKDLWLDLKVMANTLHRCKRSERARAEVEALLGAGCSPVWLTGHSLGASLALDVGRRMMAENGVSLPTFLFNPPQVSPAPVINALHPTEVGKRDLYATSYVLKAGLGLVLSPHRKRMETLFQRLAPWAPRLYVHDRDVVCLGFIDYFQQRQLIQERFRGVARSAMTLSYRDMLFSLVGADKERPHLLPSAMLVKNSSDCDAHGLEQWWKPDGQLNLSATRYSYPGA, via the exons ATGGACGCCGACGCCGACGACCGCTTTCATCTATCGGGACCGACGCATATGATGCCGGGAGCCGGCGGCGTCCGTTCTTTagcgacgacgacgatgatgattGACTG GGACAATGAGGAGCACCGCCGGTGCATCGCCGCCTGCATCGTCAAAGGCACGTACATCCTCGAGGACGACAGGAACACGTGCAGGCTGCTGGTGGGGGAGGCGCTGGCGCCGGCGTGGTGGGAGAGCTTCCACTTCCGCATCGTCAAAGTGCTCAAGGACGACTGCGGCCGCAAGGGGGAGCACAAGTTCATCTTCGGCGCCATCTACGAGCACGTGCCGCCGGCGGGCGCCCCCCGCCACCCTTCGGCTCCGCAGTACGTCGTCGCCCTGCGAGGGACCATGCTGAGGCATCCCGACCCGTTCAAGGACCTGTGGCTCGACCTCAAGGTCATGGCCAACACCCTGCACCGGTGCAAGCGCTCCGAGCGCGCGCGCGCCGAGGTCGAGGCGCTCCTCGGCGCCGGCTGCAGCCCCGTGTGGCTCACGGGGCACTCCCTCGGAGCGTCCCTGGCGCTGGACGTGGGGCGGAGGATGATGGCGGAGAATGGGGTGAGCCTCCCGACCTTCCTCTTCAACCCGCCGCAGGTGTCGCCCGCGCCGGTGATCAACGCGCTGCACCCGACGGAGGTGGGGAAGAGGGACCTGTACGCCACCAGCTACGTCTTGAAGGCCGGCCTCGGGCTGGTCCTCAGCCCCCACCGGAAACGCATGGAGACGCTGTTCCAGAGGCTGGCCCCGTGGGCGCCGCGGCTGTACGTGCACGACAGGGACGTCGTCTGCCTGGGCTTCATCGACTACTTCCAGCAGCGGCAGCTCATTCAGGAGCGCTTCCGCGGCGTGGCCAGGTCGGCCATGACGCTGTCGTACCGTGACATGCTCTTCTCCTTGGTCGGCGCCGACAAGGAGCGGCCGCATCTCCTGCCTTCGGCCATGCTCGTGAAGAACTCCAGCGACTGCGACGCCCACGGGCTCGAGCAATGGTGGAAGCCAGACGGCCAGCTCAACTTGAGCGCCACGCGTTACAGCTATCCTGGAGCTTAA